The following coding sequences lie in one Helicoverpa zea isolate HzStark_Cry1AcR chromosome 2, ilHelZeax1.1, whole genome shotgun sequence genomic window:
- the LOC124643334 gene encoding probable cytochrome P450 6a13 produces MLTVLLTCVIIVLVATYVKGKYNEHYWKKRGVAFYDKHKSGGPLWQFAIENKSFFKILKEIYWQYEKEPAVGLGSFHDMGLYVKDPTNIQHVTQKDFHSFNHRGTPIIKQDLLAQNVLLLHGPKWKLMRQKLTPVFTSNKLRNMFYIIDKSAQDFVEYLKLNPDKLNADAFETMSHFCSAAIAAAVFGIGTKSTFDSPFRKMAKDALSTNFWTNLRFAIGAVSNSVFETLRLKFFHAQEPFLIGTIKHVLREREKDTAPRHDFIEMCINLQKSGVMEDGETGFKLEPTDELLAAQAFFFFLAGIDPTAAGMFGALMELGRNPEILKRVHEDVDAVFEKYEGKLTYDAVTEMKYLDNVLNESLRLHPPIGFLTRQCVQDSVLPVGNVPVEKGVKIFTPIFELHHDPKYFPEPEKFDPDRFERQGEVSDMTYMPFGKGGRFCIGARYARIQLLTGIVHLLRHYSVQTHVYKGGIQYNKEQVQVRLTNVNVEFIPRKP; encoded by the coding sequence ATGTTGACTGTCTTACTAACGTGCGTGATAATTGTGCTGGTCGCCACATATGTAAAAGGAAAATATAATGAGCACTACTGGAAGAAACGCGGAGTCGCCTTCTATGACAAACACAAGTCTGGCGGACCTCTGTGGCAATTTGCCATAGAAAACAAATCattcttcaaaattttaaaagaaatctaCTGGCAATATGAAAAGGAACCCGCTGTCGGGCTCGGATCGTTCCATGATATGGGACTCTATGTGAAAGACCCGACAAACATCCAACACGTCACTCAAAAAGACTTCCATTCCTTCAACCACAGAGGGACTCCTATCATCAAACAGGACCTCCTAGCTCAAAATGTTCTGCTGTTGCACGGACCAAAATGGAAGCTCATGCGGCAGAAGTTGACTCCAGTCTTCACTTCAAACAAATTGAGGAACATGTTCTACATTATTGACAAGAGTGCACAAGATTTTGTGGAATACTTAAAGCTGAACCCAGATAAACTGAACGCAGATGCCTTCGAGACTATGAGCCACTTCTGCTCTGCTGCTATCGCCGCCGCTGTATTTGGAATTGGAACAAAATCAACCTTCGATTCTCCATTCCGCAAAATGGCGAAAGACGCACTATCAACCAATTTCTGGACGAATTTGAGGTTTGCGATCGGCGCAgtaagtaattctgtctttgaAACTTTACGACTAAAGTTCTTCCATGCACAGGAACCTTTTCTCATTGGAACCATTAAACACGTACTCAGAGAACGTGAAAAAGACACTGCACCCAGACACGACTTCATAGAAATGTGTATAAACCTTCAAAAAAGTGGAGTCATGGAAGATGGTGAGACTGGATTCAAATTGGAACCAACAGACGAATTACTGGCAGCACAAGCTTTCTTCTTTTTCCTCGCCGGTATCGATCCTACAGCTGCGGGTATGTTCGGAGCTTTGATGGAGTTGGGAAGGAACCCTGAGATTTTGAAACGAGTTCACGAAGACGTCGATGCAGTTTTCGAAAAATACGAAGGCAAACTGACCTATGACGCAGTGACTGAAATGAAGTATTTGGACAACGTTTTGAACGAGAGCCTCCGTCTGCACCCGCCGATAGGATTCCTGACGAGGCAGTGTGTGCAAGACTCTGTTTTACCTGTAGGAAATGTGCCTGTTGAGAAAGGTGTGAAAATATTTACACCAATTTTTGAACTACATCACGACCCCAAATATTTCCCTGAGCCAGAAAAGTTTGATCCTGATCGGTTTGAAAGGCAGGGAGAGGTTAGTGACATGACTTATATGCCGTTTGGTAAAGGCGGTAGATTTTGTATCGGCGCCAGGTACGCAAGAATTCAACTGCTGACTGGGATAGTGCATTTGCTAAGGCATTATTCTGTTCAGACGCATGTTTACAAAGGAGGTATCCAGTACAATAAGGAACAAGTCCAAGTGAGGTTGACAAACGTGAATGTTGAATTTATTCCTAGGAAGCCATGA